The proteins below come from a single Papaver somniferum cultivar HN1 chromosome 11, ASM357369v1, whole genome shotgun sequence genomic window:
- the LOC113325150 gene encoding uncharacterized protein LOC113325150, with protein MGIKIDMAKAFDRVNVEFLLQVMEKMGFRSQWCNLIHQCISTTHLVVLYNGSPGKFFKPIRGLRQGDPLSHYLFLFCMEALSRYLTNAESQVLIHGTKVCSRASAINHLQFVDDCMIFCKANMVKCNNLIKIFQDFGQSSWQLIKFPKSGIFFSKHTIPSIADSISNTMKVQRINTADKYLGSPLFTNRSKIQAFKPCVDKLKFRLAGWKSTLSTAGKVTMIQTVTSTSTIYQMNYFKIPKGTCKEINDIQKNFFGTKIKTNPKVFSTLSGMMLINQRS; from the coding sequence atgggcATTAAGATAGACATGGccaaagcttttgatagggtAAATGTGGAATTTCTTCTACAAGTTATGGAAAAAATGGGATTTAGGTCCCAATGGTGCAATCTCATTCATCAGTGCATATCAACCACccaccttgttgttctttataATGGTTCTCCTGGAAAGTTCTTTAAACCTATTAGAGGACTCAGACAAGGAGACCCCCTCTCACATTacctatttcttttctgcatggaaGCTCTATCTCGATATCTAACCAATGCTGAATCTCAAGTTCTCATTCATGGAACCAAAGTCTGCAGTAGAGCATCTGCAATCAATCATCTACAGTTTGTTGATGACTGTATGATCTTCTGCAAAGCTAATATGGTTAAGTGTAACAACTTAATCAAGATTTTTCAAGATTTTGGACAATCCTCTTGGCAGTTGATAAAATTCCCCAAATCAGGAATCTTCTTCAGCAAGCATACAATTCCAAGCATTGCAGACAGCATAAGTAACACAATGAAGGTTCAACGGATTAACACTGCTGACAAGTATCTGGGATCTCCTCTCTTCACAAACAGAAGCAAGATTCAGGCCTTCAAGCCATGTGTGGACAAATTAAAATTCAGACTTGCTGgttggaaatcaactttatctACAGCTGGGAAAGTCACTATGATCCAAACTGTCACCTCAACCTCCACCATTTATCAAATGAACTATTTCAAGATTCCAAAGGGCACCTGCAAAGAGATAAATGATATCCAAAAGAACTTTTTTGGAACAAAGATCAAGACAAACCCAAAGGTCTTTTCTACATTGAGTGGGATGATGTTAATAAACCAAAGGAGTTAG